A section of the Burkholderiales bacterium genome encodes:
- a CDS encoding sulfurtransferase TusA family protein, producing MGLFGSKRKVEEAVAGGEAVLGDGRRIEVARRVDCRGDSCPRPQLMTKKAVGEIAPGGVVEVLVDNPSSVEALPPMCNELNATHLETIKDPACWRVYIRKD from the coding sequence ATGGGTCTGTTCGGATCGAAGAGGAAGGTCGAGGAGGCGGTCGCGGGCGGCGAGGCCGTGCTCGGCGACGGCCGCAGGATCGAGGTCGCGCGCCGCGTGGATTGCCGCGGAGACTCCTGCCCGCGCCCGCAGCTGATGACGAAGAAAGCCGTCGGCGAGATCGCGCCGGGCGGCGTGGTCGAGGTGCTCGTCGACAACCCGTCGTCGGTCGAGGCGCTGCCGCCGATGTGCAACGAACTCAACGCGACGCACCTCGAGACGATCAAGGACCCCGCCTGCTGGCGCGTCTACATCCGCAAGGACTGA
- a CDS encoding NAD(P)/FAD-dependent oxidoreductase, translating to MKILIVGGGMGGTILGNNLARRLAAEMRAGKVQLTMLSASDKHMYQPGLLYLCLGRMTPDELYRDQASLLEPGIDFQVDPVETFELDHNRVKTKGGKTHVYDILVIATGSRAVPVMIPGLAEHAENFYTEAAALKMFKRLQGFQGGRVVIAVGVPHKCPMAPLEIVFMLHDYFKDRGIRDKVELHYTYPVGRVHSLENVAKWAAPEMDRLGITYETFFNMKEVDGAKQIVRSEEGGEARYDLLITVPAHKGMEVIEANKLGAGGFIPTDKAKLTMEGRKNVYVIGDTTNIPISKAGSTVHYQAETLGENIAAIVKLGSPVREHDGKVFCFIEVGKDRATYAQFNYTTPPDPKAPTKAVHWFKMAYNKLYWTSARGLL from the coding sequence ATGAAGATCCTGATCGTCGGTGGCGGCATGGGCGGCACGATCCTGGGCAACAACCTGGCGCGGCGGCTCGCCGCCGAGATGCGCGCGGGCAAGGTGCAGCTCACGATGCTCTCGGCGTCGGACAAGCACATGTACCAGCCGGGTCTCCTGTATCTCTGTCTCGGACGCATGACGCCCGACGAGCTCTACCGCGATCAGGCGAGCCTCCTCGAACCGGGCATCGACTTCCAGGTCGATCCGGTGGAGACCTTCGAACTCGACCACAACCGGGTCAAGACCAAGGGAGGCAAGACGCACGTCTACGACATCCTGGTCATCGCCACCGGTTCGCGCGCGGTGCCCGTGATGATTCCCGGCCTCGCCGAACACGCCGAGAATTTCTACACCGAGGCCGCGGCGCTCAAGATGTTCAAGCGGTTGCAGGGTTTCCAGGGCGGCCGCGTGGTGATCGCGGTCGGCGTGCCGCACAAGTGCCCGATGGCCCCGCTCGAAATCGTGTTCATGCTTCACGACTACTTCAAGGATCGCGGGATCCGCGACAAGGTCGAGTTGCACTACACCTACCCGGTCGGGCGCGTGCACAGCCTGGAAAACGTCGCCAAGTGGGCCGCTCCCGAGATGGACCGCCTGGGCATCACCTACGAGACCTTCTTCAACATGAAGGAAGTCGACGGCGCCAAGCAGATCGTGCGGAGCGAGGAAGGCGGCGAGGCGCGCTATGACCTCCTCATCACCGTGCCGGCGCACAAGGGCATGGAGGTGATCGAGGCGAACAAGCTCGGCGCCGGCGGCTTCATCCCGACCGACAAGGCGAAGCTCACGATGGAGGGGCGCAAGAACGTCTACGTGATCGGCGACACGACCAACATACCGATCAGCAAGGCGGGCTCGACCGTGCACTACCAGGCCGAGACGCTCGGCGAGAACATCGCCGCGATCGTGAAGCTCGGCAGCCCGGTGCGCGAGCACGACGGCAAGGTGTTCTGCTTCATCGAGGTGGGCAAGGACCGCGCCACCTACGCGCAGTTCAACTACACCACGCCGCCCGATCCCAAGGCGCCCACCAAGGCGGTGCATTGGTTCAAGATGGCCTACAACAAGCTCTACTGGACCAGCGCCCGCGGGCTTCTGTAG
- a CDS encoding DsrE/DsrF/DrsH-like family protein, whose protein sequence is MDEPRPKKMAIIASKGTLDMAYPPFILATTAAALGWEVRIFFTFYGLQLLRKSLKRIKISPLANPAMPMPVPMPVLVSAIPGMQDMATAMMKQKIRKHGVASLEDLRNLCLESGVTLIACQMTIDLFEFERSEFIDGIDLGGAATFLEFAGEADVTLFI, encoded by the coding sequence ATGGACGAGCCCCGCCCGAAGAAGATGGCCATCATCGCGAGCAAGGGCACGCTCGACATGGCGTATCCGCCGTTCATCCTCGCGACGACCGCCGCCGCGCTCGGCTGGGAAGTCAGGATCTTCTTCACCTTCTACGGCCTGCAGTTGCTGCGCAAGAGCCTGAAGCGCATCAAGATCAGCCCGCTCGCGAACCCGGCGATGCCGATGCCGGTGCCGATGCCCGTGCTCGTCAGCGCGATCCCGGGGATGCAGGACATGGCGACGGCGATGATGAAGCAGAAGATCAGGAAGCACGGCGTCGCCTCTCTCGAGGACCTGCGCAACCTGTGCCTCGAGTCGGGCGTCACGCTGATCGCCTGCCAGATGACGATCGACCTGTTCGAGTTCGAGCGGAGCGAGTTCATCGACGGCATCGACCTCGGGGGCGCGGCGACGTTCCTCGAGTTCGCCGGCGAGGCGGACGTCACGCTGTTCATCTGA
- a CDS encoding ribbon-helix-helix domain-containing protein yields the protein MKIYTEINDVLDHMFNACTTSQLSEFIPEKRGFRIHGHSTTICLERAFWNVLDDMAKESRLTLPRLIERVHDGCLVANDKNIASCLRVICLKYLNVYSSGPAARADLSRVA from the coding sequence GTGAAGATCTACACCGAGATCAACGACGTGCTGGACCACATGTTCAACGCCTGCACGACGTCGCAGCTGAGCGAGTTCATCCCCGAGAAGCGCGGCTTCCGGATCCACGGCCACAGCACGACGATCTGCCTCGAACGGGCCTTCTGGAACGTGCTGGACGACATGGCGAAGGAGTCGCGGCTCACGCTTCCGCGCCTGATCGAGCGGGTGCACGACGGATGCCTCGTCGCGAACGACAAGAACATCGCCTCGTGCCTGCGCGTGATCTGCCTCAAGTACCTGAACGTCTACAGCAGCGGCCCGGCCGCCCGAGCGGACCTGTCGCGGGTGGCGTAG
- a CDS encoding DsrE family protein has product MTTSKISIVVVSGTLERLHMAAMMASVGAVSGNAVTVFLSMNALQYFRRGASAPEAEGSFGRQLAGKNAPGFKSLFQSAVDLGDAKVHPCSMAMDVLAIERSELEPWLGEPLGLTRFLADAEGAQVWSF; this is encoded by the coding sequence ATGACCACGAGCAAGATCAGCATCGTCGTCGTGTCCGGAACGCTCGAGCGGTTGCACATGGCGGCGATGATGGCTTCCGTCGGCGCGGTGAGCGGCAACGCCGTCACCGTGTTCCTGTCGATGAACGCGCTGCAGTACTTCCGTCGCGGCGCCTCCGCGCCGGAAGCGGAGGGGTCGTTCGGCCGGCAACTCGCCGGCAAGAACGCACCGGGGTTCAAGAGCCTCTTCCAGAGCGCGGTCGATCTCGGCGACGCGAAGGTCCATCCCTGCTCGATGGCCATGGACGTGCTCGCCATCGAGCGCTCGGAACTCGAGCCCTGGCTCGGGGAACCCCTGGGACTCACCCGCTTCCTCGCCGACGCCGAGGGCGCACAGGTGTGGAGTTTCTGA
- a CDS encoding YeeE/YedE family protein: MEFFRKTLDPVFALAAIAVLDVFLFLLLGAWTVGGGETMMTGLMAKAVVGDDLERIPFWNIVFPPRADYWKIYISLGMLFGAFIGALLSKEFYLRMPRRASEWLMITVGGLLMGIGIRMAYICNVSTFFGLLPEMNMGGYLAISGILAGAWVGSLVYKKLLEG; the protein is encoded by the coding sequence ATGGAGTTCTTCCGCAAGACGCTCGATCCGGTGTTCGCGCTCGCCGCGATCGCCGTGCTCGACGTCTTCCTGTTCCTGCTGCTCGGCGCGTGGACCGTCGGCGGCGGCGAGACGATGATGACCGGGCTCATGGCCAAGGCGGTCGTCGGCGACGACCTCGAGCGGATCCCGTTCTGGAACATCGTCTTCCCGCCGCGCGCCGACTACTGGAAGATCTACATCAGCCTCGGCATGCTGTTCGGCGCGTTCATCGGCGCGCTGCTCTCGAAGGAGTTCTACCTGCGCATGCCGCGCCGCGCCTCCGAGTGGCTGATGATCACCGTCGGCGGGCTCCTGATGGGCATCGGGATCCGCATGGCGTACATCTGCAACGTGTCGACGTTCTTCGGCCTGCTGCCGGAGATGAACATGGGCGGCTACCTGGCGATCTCGGGGATCCTCGCCGGGGCCTGGGTCGGGTCGCTCGTCTACAAGAAGCTCCTGGAGGGGTGA
- a CDS encoding sulfurtransferase TusA family protein — translation MTERVVIDARGSFCPGPLMELIARLKFAQVGEEFEVLSTDKGSASDIPEWVRKVGHELIDSREEAGVWHIALKKTK, via the coding sequence ATGACCGAGAGAGTCGTCATCGACGCGCGCGGCAGCTTCTGTCCGGGCCCGCTCATGGAACTGATCGCCCGGCTGAAGTTCGCCCAGGTGGGCGAGGAATTCGAGGTGCTGTCGACCGACAAGGGGTCGGCGAGCGACATTCCCGAGTGGGTGCGCAAGGTGGGCCACGAACTCATCGACAGCCGGGAGGAAGCAGGCGTCTGGCACATCGCGCTGAAGAAGACGAAATAG
- a CDS encoding sulfurtransferase TusA family protein, whose protein sequence is MHHDKELDARGLSCPLPILKTKKALNDLASGQVLKVVSTDPGSVKDMQAFSNQTGNPLVSQAEQGKEYVFFLKKK, encoded by the coding sequence ATGCACCACGACAAGGAACTGGACGCCCGCGGCCTGTCCTGCCCGCTGCCGATCCTGAAGACGAAGAAGGCCCTGAACGACCTCGCCTCCGGCCAGGTGTTGAAGGTCGTCTCGACCGACCCGGGTTCGGTCAAGGACATGCAGGCGTTCTCGAACCAGACCGGCAACCCGCTCGTGTCGCAGGCCGAACAGGGGAAGGAGTACGTGTTCTTCCTGAAGAAGAAGTAG
- a CDS encoding DUF1641 domain-containing protein gives MDDAQAMELERIVAAARDSLTDEMVGRLSATAAEGLDLLDKVNRSGVAGALPAISQLVANGDLERLVQLARTYGAAQDSLTDEMVSRLAGTVAESLSMMDRLNRAGLDRLVGSIERLSDVLERTLRALETANRTMAGEPAATGGFGGVWALMRQPENQETLRFLLAFGRAFRKG, from the coding sequence ATGGACGACGCCCAGGCAATGGAACTCGAGCGGATCGTCGCCGCGGCGCGCGACTCGCTGACCGACGAGATGGTGGGCCGCCTCTCGGCCACGGCGGCCGAAGGCCTCGATCTCCTCGACAAGGTGAATCGCTCGGGCGTCGCCGGCGCCTTGCCCGCGATCTCGCAGCTCGTCGCCAACGGGGACCTCGAACGGCTCGTGCAGCTCGCGCGCACCTACGGCGCCGCGCAGGACTCGCTGACCGACGAGATGGTGTCTCGCCTCGCCGGCACGGTGGCGGAATCGCTCTCGATGATGGACCGGTTGAATCGCGCGGGGCTCGACCGGCTGGTCGGCTCGATCGAGCGGCTCTCCGACGTGCTCGAGCGCACGCTTCGGGCGCTCGAGACCGCCAACCGGACGATGGCGGGCGAACCCGCCGCCACCGGAGGCTTCGGCGGCGTCTGGGCGCTCATGCGCCAGCCGGAGAACCAGGAGACGCTGCGCTTCCTGCTCGCGTTCGGGCGCGCGTTCCGCAAGGGGTAG
- a CDS encoding YeeE/YedE family protein: MTFMTPVVECLVAFVFGSVVGLLMQRSRFCNTAALRDAIMFKTYRNTKAMLMAMMILTVAFTGFMSLGAGHPMEFDVGLNTFAGLFLFGIGMVLAGACTVSTWVKTGEGNLGALWALVFTFVGMFLFSLAWSWNWWPPAPQTMTGQPNLPALQLGFANARTLQDKLGVPAIFFGLIQFAVLLAIYRTILRRERAQQQKHDEHQRETSAQGA, encoded by the coding sequence GTGACGTTCATGACACCGGTCGTCGAGTGCCTGGTCGCGTTCGTGTTCGGCTCGGTCGTGGGGCTCCTGATGCAGCGCTCGCGCTTCTGCAACACCGCGGCGCTGCGCGACGCCATCATGTTCAAGACCTACCGCAACACCAAGGCGATGCTGATGGCGATGATGATCCTCACCGTCGCGTTCACCGGCTTCATGAGCCTCGGCGCCGGCCATCCGATGGAATTCGACGTCGGGCTCAACACGTTCGCCGGCCTGTTCCTGTTCGGGATCGGCATGGTGCTCGCCGGCGCCTGCACGGTCTCGACGTGGGTCAAGACCGGCGAGGGCAACCTCGGCGCCCTCTGGGCGCTGGTGTTCACGTTCGTCGGGATGTTCCTGTTCTCGCTCGCCTGGTCGTGGAACTGGTGGCCGCCGGCGCCGCAGACGATGACCGGCCAGCCGAACCTGCCCGCCCTCCAGCTCGGGTTCGCGAACGCGCGCACGCTCCAGGACAAGCTCGGCGTCCCGGCCATCTTCTTCGGGCTGATCCAGTTCGCCGTGCTGCTCGCGATCTACCGGACGATCCTGCGCCGCGAGCGGGCGCAGCAGCAGAAGCACGACGAGCATCAGCGGGAAACCTCGGCGCAGGGCGCCTGA
- a CDS encoding outer membrane protein transport protein, producing MNGFRLTTLCLALAGLAVASGPARATDGYFAHGYGMRSLGMGGSGVAVAQEPFGGALNPGAMSFLDSSMWEAGLVWFNPQRDASRSGSGPANIDGQSTSGSENFFVPEMGIHWRYSPTVAFGVTVFGNGGMNTDYGGGEIPAASACASFNPNPGPYNLLCGNGKLGVDLMQLMIAPYLSWQFTPGHSIGVAPVVTYQRFEAEGVQAFDNPMLSTSPGNVTNRGTDDSWGIGVRVGYMGQINKFLSIGVAYASKVDMDEFGKYRGLFAQSGGFDIPSSLVAGFAVTPDDRWTIALDFERIWYSDVDSVHNRSALILNCAGGDAGACLGGSGGAGFGWQDVDVWKFGVQYRLNDRWTLRGGYNHTDNPIQPQDVTFNILAPGVMKSHWTLGATWKIDAVSELTGTFMYAPREEVTGTSLFVPFGAPPTTTETIGMRQYELGIGYQRRF from the coding sequence ATGAACGGATTCCGACTGACGACGTTGTGCCTCGCGCTCGCGGGCCTCGCGGTCGCGTCAGGGCCCGCGCGAGCCACCGACGGCTATTTCGCGCACGGCTACGGCATGAGATCGCTCGGCATGGGTGGTTCGGGCGTCGCCGTGGCGCAGGAACCGTTCGGCGGCGCGCTCAACCCCGGAGCGATGTCGTTCCTCGACTCCAGCATGTGGGAGGCGGGCCTCGTGTGGTTCAACCCGCAGCGCGACGCCTCGCGCAGCGGCTCGGGTCCGGCGAACATCGACGGGCAGAGCACCAGCGGCAGCGAGAATTTCTTCGTGCCGGAGATGGGAATCCACTGGCGCTACAGCCCGACCGTGGCGTTCGGCGTCACCGTGTTCGGCAACGGCGGCATGAACACCGACTACGGCGGCGGCGAGATTCCCGCGGCCTCCGCCTGCGCGTCGTTCAACCCGAATCCCGGTCCGTACAACCTGCTGTGCGGCAACGGCAAGCTCGGCGTCGACCTGATGCAACTGATGATCGCGCCGTACCTGTCCTGGCAGTTCACGCCGGGCCACTCGATCGGCGTCGCGCCGGTCGTCACCTACCAGCGCTTCGAGGCCGAGGGCGTCCAGGCGTTCGACAACCCGATGCTGTCGACGAGCCCGGGGAACGTGACCAACCGCGGCACCGACGACAGTTGGGGCATCGGCGTGCGCGTCGGCTACATGGGGCAGATCAACAAGTTCCTGTCGATCGGCGTCGCGTACGCGAGCAAGGTCGACATGGACGAGTTCGGCAAGTACCGCGGGCTGTTCGCGCAGTCGGGCGGATTCGACATCCCGTCGTCGCTCGTCGCCGGCTTCGCCGTCACGCCGGACGACCGCTGGACGATCGCGCTCGACTTCGAGCGGATCTGGTACAGCGACGTCGACTCGGTGCACAACCGCAGCGCGCTGATCCTCAACTGCGCCGGCGGCGACGCGGGCGCCTGCCTCGGCGGGAGCGGCGGCGCGGGCTTCGGCTGGCAGGACGTCGACGTCTGGAAGTTCGGCGTCCAGTACCGGCTGAACGACCGCTGGACGCTGCGCGGCGGCTACAACCACACGGACAACCCGATCCAGCCGCAGGACGTGACGTTCAACATCCTCGCCCCCGGCGTGATGAAGAGCCACTGGACGCTCGGCGCGACCTGGAAGATCGACGCGGTGTCCGAACTCACCGGCACGTTCATGTACGCGCCGCGCGAGGAGGTGACCGGCACGAGCCTGTTCGTGCCCTTCGGTGCGCCGCCGACCACGACCGAGACGATCGGCATGCGGCAGTACGAACTCGGCATCGGCTACCAGCGGCGGTTCTGA